In the Topomyia yanbarensis strain Yona2022 chromosome 3, ASM3024719v1, whole genome shotgun sequence genome, one interval contains:
- the LOC131687487 gene encoding uncharacterized protein LOC131687487 translates to MHPRRLSARARVLPSQYPPGGTPPPTIETQSNNPSPDPLLWLRANNKSNKEESTPIDWTTATPTIGSATSSDMNAENRYNYTAFTESVHTKSQWDSTNNKTCTPYMKKHPFPASPPAQEVPEILDESPTVAGAGNPGPSRVSSNSPDTRSEPSVAPYLPSGSDDTKPATLTSKLKVHEETIRPADGNNKTCSPRSKKAPSPCRPRLGKCRSHPMSPRRLPARGTRDLPGKKSSLPVSPPTREVPESSDESPTVAGTGNPGPSRKHQRQTKDPLNAHPRRTRHHPYL, encoded by the exons ATGCATCCCCGGCGGCTGTCGGCGCGGGCCCGGGTTTTACCCAG CCAATATCCGCCAGGCGGCACTCCGCCGCCAACCATCGAAACACAGAGCAACAATCCGTCACCTGACCCGTTACTTTGGCTAAGAGCAAATAACAAATCTAATAAAGAAGAATCGACCCCAATCGACTGGACCACAGCCACACCAACAATCGGCTCCGCAAC GAGCAGCGACATGAACGCTGAAAATCGCTACAACTACACCGCATTTACAGAATCCGTGCACACGAAATCACAATGGGACAGCACGAACAACAAAACCTGCACACCGTACATGAAAAAACACCCTTTCCCCGCGTCGCCCCCGGCTCAGGAAGTTCCGGAGATACTCGATGAGTCCCCGACGGTTGCCGGCGCGGGGAACCCGGGGCCTTCCCGGGTAAGTTCCAACAGTCCTGATACTCGATCGGAACCATCTGTCGCACCTTATCTTCCTTCAGGGTCCGACGATACAAAACCAGCCACACTAACGTCAAAGCTCAAAGTCCACGAAGAAACCATCAGACCTGCAGACGGTAACAACAAAACCTGCTCACCGCGCAGCAAAAAAGCTCCCTCCCCGTGTCGCCCCCGACTCGGGAAGTGCCGGAGTCATCCGATGAGTCCCCGACGGTTGCCGGCACGGGGAACCCGGGACCTTCCCGG CAAAAAAAGCTCCCTCCCCGTGTCGCCCCCGACTCGGGAAGTGCCGGAGTCATCCGATGAGTCCCCGACGGTTGCCGGCACGGGGAACCCGGGGCCTTCCCGG AAACACCAACGACAGACCAAAGACCCTCTGAACGCACACCCGCGGCGAACTCGTCATCACCCGTACCTCTAA